The following are encoded together in the Gasterosteus aculeatus chromosome 7, fGasAcu3.hap1.1, whole genome shotgun sequence genome:
- the tmprss15 gene encoding enteropeptidase isoform X2: MKRAPSFLEFSLTVVCLILLTCCVGLIVVSWLSLKLEGPAKTTVLTGRMSITEGAVFSEELKNSSSLRFKSLAYDVQQQVSKAFTHSDLAQVFKSCEVLYFSLGSVVVNFDLSFHQLIDVKDTEQQLWAGLLESGTGELVIDRNSIWITEKQTETTAATTSIFPPTAARTSGLPSTATTSASTELCPPDHTTCANQSMCVLINRLCDGVQDCPDASDEDATRCATVCDGQFILSDLNGSFCSSNVSVMHNKSFCRWIVRLKPGLSVEIKFHYFETEENVNVLKLYENIGVEKQLAAELSGSNPPGTVWLLTDQSTVEFISDDVNNLSGFKASYRAANLSNLSNQEKLTCTFERGMCFWRQQQEEDDGDWIRTSIPTFPPLSGPSVDHTLNNSSGFYMVTPLSPGQWLKSFRMHSLRLSAQPQLMCLSFWYHMFGEDVHRLRVLLSGPPVIVVIQRDGNYGDNWNYGQVTLNLTTETVVVFEALKKGGMRNDIALDDITLTSDPCGPSPPEPTNVPPPTTAPPIPADCGGPFDLWEPNSTFSSPNYPQSYGNKAHCVWTLHTREGRNIQLHFLDFDVEATYDIVEVRDGAGPNSYLLAVLTGGIGPSSDLFSTTNRMTVRFFTDVSGNGRGFRANFTSGVNLGSPAACAVSQFQCRTGGCIHGNGECDGEVDCPDGSDEAECVVWQVNSSRRLQFQLISSLLTICADTWNPHLSVFTCQYLGYSSGESRLLPARPEDSPFATIRISSNGSLETSTSETCISGEVISLTCDNQPCGIQVVTNESRDTDKSAVRKPGEVRVVGGVDAVKGAWPWIVSLQWRGRHVCGASVLGRDWLLTAAHCVYGKNLHLQSWSAVFGLHSQSDMNSLEVQTRRVDRIWIHRHYNRETKQADIAMMHLQQPISFSQFIQPLCLPAEGQEFTAGTRCLIAGWGQTSEQGDLPDVLQETNVALLVQDQCQHQLPEYNITSSMLCAGHPEGGVDSCKGDSGGPLIYEDNGHWILIGVTSFGIGCGRPQRPGVYTRVSAFSSWIAQTRRSSSSSSSSCC, from the exons ATGAAGCGAGCTCCGTCCTTTCTGGAGTTCAGCCTCACCGTCGTGTGTTTGATACTTCTCACCTGCTGCGTCGGACTCATTGTAGTTTCGTGGTTAAGCCTGAAGCTGGAAG GTCCTGCGAAGACGACGGTGCTGACCGGTCGAATGTCGATCACAGAGGGAGCTGTTTTCTCTGAAGAGCTGAAGAACTCCAGCAGTCTGAGGTTTAAATCTTTGGCTTACGATGTCCAACAGCAG GTATCGAAGGCGTTCACTCACAGTGATCTCGCACAGGTGTTCAAGTCGTGTGAGGTTTTGTACTTCAG TCTTGGAAGTGTGgtggtgaactttgacctttcaTTCCACCAGCTGATCGATGTGAaggacacagagcagcagctgtgggcggggcttctGGAAAGCGGAACCGGAGAATTGGTGATCGACAGGAACAGCATCTGGATCACAG AGAAACAAACCGAGACAACAGCTGCAACAACAAGCATCTTCCCTCCAACAG CTGCAAGAACAAGTGGTTTGCCTTCGACAG CTACAACAAGCGCCTCAACAG AACTGTGTCCTCCTGATCACACAACATGTGCCAATCAAtcaatgtgtgtcctgatcaATCGGCTCTGTGACGGAGTCCAAGACTGTCCTGATGCTTCTGATGAGGACGCAACTCGATGTG cAACAGTGTGTGATGGGCAGTTTATTCTCAGCGATCTGAATGGTTCGTTTTGTTCATCAAACGTCTCCGTAATGCACAACAAAAGTTTCTGTCGCTGGATCGTCAG GCTAAAACCAGGATTATCTGTTGAGATCAAATTTCATTACtttgaaacagaagaaaatgttaACGTTCTGAAACTGTACGAAAACATCGGAGTAGAAAAGCAGCTGGCAG CTGAGCTCTCAGGCTCCAACCCCCCTGGGACGGTGTGGCTGCTGACCGACCAATCAACTGTGGAGTTTATCTCCGATGACGTCAACAATCTCTCCGGGTTCAAAGCCTCGTACCGAGCAGCCAACCTCTCCAACCTCTCTA ACCAGGAGAAGCTGACCTGTACCTTTGAGCGGGGCATGTGTTTctggaggcagcagcaggaagaggatGATGGAGACTGGATCCGAACCAGCATTCCCACCTTTCCTCCACTGAGTGGGCCGAGTGTTGACCACACGCTGAACAACAGCTCCG GGTTCTACATGGTTACTCCTCTCAGTCCTGGCCAATGGCTGAAGAGCTTCAGGATGCACAGCCTGCGTCTCTCTGCTCAACCTCAGCTCATGTGTCTGAGCTTCTG GTACCACATGTTCGGAGAGGATGTCCACCGTCTCAGGGTATTGTTGTCTGGACCTCCCGTAATTGTGGTGATCCAAAGAGACGGTAACTATGGTGACAACTGGAATTATGGCCAGGTGACCCTCAACCTGACAACAGAAACAGTG GTTGTATTTGAAGCGCTGAAAAAAGGAGGGATGAGGAACGACATTGCTCTAGATGACATCACACTGACCTCTGATCCTTGTGGCCCCAGCCCCCCAGAACCAACCAATGTACCTCCTCCAACAACTGCCCCCCCAATACCAG CTGACTGTGGAGGACCCTTTGACCTCTGGGAGCCAAACTCCACCTTCAGCTCACCAAATTACCCACAATCCTACGGGAACAAGGCTCATT GTGTGTGGACTCTGCACACCCGCGAGGGTCGAAACATACAGCTTCACTTTCTCGACTTTGATGTTGAAGCAACCTATGACATCGTAGAGGTGCGAGATGGGGCGGGGCCAAACTCCTACCTACTTG CTGTCCTCACTGGAGGCATAGGCCCCTCCTCCGACTTGTTCTCAACAACCAATCGGATGACAGTCCGGTTCTTTACAGACGTCTCAGGTAACGGCCGAGGATTCAGAGCCAACTTCACCTCGGGGGTCAACCTGGGGTCACCAG CTGCGTGTGCCGTCAGTCAGTTCCAGTGTCGGACAGGAGGTTGTATCCATGGTAACGGTGAATGTGACGGCGAGGTCGACTGTCCCGACGGCTCCGATGAGGCAGAGTGTG ttgtGTGGCAGGTGAATAGTTCCAGACGTCTTCAGTTTCAACTTATTTCCTCACTGCTCACAATTTGTGCTGACACCTGGAaccctcacctgtctgtcttCACCTGTCAGTACCTGGGATACAG TTCGGGTGAATCCAGACTCCTGCCGGCTCGTCCTGAAGATTCACCATTTGCAACCATCAGGATCTCAAGCAACGGGTCGCTGGAAACCAGTACCAG tgaAACCTGTATCAGTGGGGAAGTGATCTCTCTTACCTGTGACAATCAAC cttgtgGTATTCAGGTCGTCACTAATGAGTCGAGGGACACGGACAAATCAGCAGTGAGGAAACCAG GTGAAGTGCGGGTGGTCGGGGGGGTGGACGCTGTGAAGGGGGCGTGGCCATGGATTGTGTCTCTGCAGTGGAGGGGTCGTCATGTGTGCGGAGCGTCAGTACTCGGGCGTGATTGGCTTCTGACCGCTGCTCATTGTGTGTACGG GAAGAACCTTCACCTCCAGTCCTGGTCGGCTGTTTTCGGTCTTCACTCTCAAAGTGACATGAACTCTTTGGAGGTTCAGACAAGACGAGTCGATCGCATCTGGATCCACAGACATTACAACAGAGAGACTAAGCAGGCAGATATAGCTATGATGCACCTtcagcagccaatcagcttcTCAC AGTTCATCCAGCCACTGTGTTTACCTGCTGAAGGTCAAGAGTTCACAGCTGGAACCAGATGCTTGATTGCTGGGTGGGGTCAAACCTCTGAGCAGG GTGATCTCCCTGATGTTCTCCAGGAGACAAATGTTGCTTTGCTGGTCCAGGATCAGTGTCAGCATCAGTTACCTGAATACAACATCACCTCCAGCATGCTGTGTGCCGGACACCCTGAAGGGGGGGTCGACTCCTGTAAG GGCGACTCTGGAGGTCCTTTGATATATGAGGACAACGGACACTGGATTCTGATTG GTGTGACATCATTTGGTATCGGCTGTGGACGTCCTCAGAGACCAGGAGTCTACACACGAGTCTCTGCTTTCAGCTCCTGGATTGCCCAGACTagacgctcctcctcctcctcctcttcttcctgttgCTAA
- the ttc1 gene encoding tetratricopeptide repeat protein 1 yields the protein MERLHGLHSGRQANRRQKEKVQSFNMSSQGAGKPREKEQEDSFYDCQETLEPSSRRVEEDIYAKSHPLTDRRDNTNRAGRSQEEEEQEEEEERSDKLRGKKQQGERSQEEEEEEQGDRLQEEEDSETKDERSHEVEFDDDYLKEAEKELTEKEKESRRQESLSLKEKGNSQFKAGDWLEAEQSYTDALVSCPVCFSRERAVVFSNRAAARLHLGLKDKAIADCSRAIELNPDYVRALQRRAELYEQTEKLDEALEDYKKVLNLDPTQTSASQACMRLPQQIQERNEKLKEEMMSKLKDLGNLVLRPFGLSTNNFQVNQDTDTGSYSINFVQNNNR from the exons ATGGAGAGGCTGCATGGATTGCACAGCGGCAGACAAGCTAACCGGCGTCAGAAGGAGAAAGTACAG AGCTTCAACATGAGCAGCCAAGGAGCCGGAAAACCAAGAGAGAAGGAGCAAGAAGATAGCTTCTACGACTGCCAAGAGACCCTGGAGCCTTCAAgccgaagggtggaggaggacattTACGCAAAAAGTCACCCACTGACTGACAGAAGAGACAACACAAACCGGGCAGGAAgaagtcaggaggaggaggagcaggaggaggaggaggagcggagcgACAAGCTGCGAGGGAAGAAGCAGCAAGGCGAGCgctcacaggaggaggaggaggaggagcagggtgaCAGGCTGCAAGAGGAGGAAGATTCAGAGACGAAGGATGAGCGCAGCCATGAGGTGGAGTTTGATGATGACTACCTGAAGGAGGCGGAGAAGGAGCTGAcggagaaggaaaaagag agtcGACGGCAAGAAAGTTTATCCCTGAAGGAAAAGGGCAACAGCCAGTTTAAAGCTGGAG ACTGGCTGGAGGCAGAGCAGAGCTACACCGACGCCCTGGTTTCATGTCCGGTTTGTTTCAGCCGGGAGAGAGCGGTGGTGTTCTCCAACAGAGCAGCTGCTCGACTCCACCTG GGTCTGAAGGATAAGGCCATCGCTGACTGCAGCAGAG CAATAGAGCTGAATCCAGACTACGTACGGGCATTGCAGAGGAGGGCGGAGCTCTACGAGCAGACAGAGAAGCTGGACGAAGCTCTTGAGGACTACAAGAAGGTTCTGAACCTGGACCCAACCCAGACCAGTGCCAGTCAGGCCTGCAtg AGGTTGCCTCAGCAGATCCAGGAGAGAAacgagaagttgaaggaggagatgatga GCAAACTGAAGGACTTGGGGAACCTGGTCCTGAGACCGTTTGGACTTTCCACCAACAACTTCCAGGTGAACCAGGACACAGACACCGGCTCCTACTCCATCAACTTTGTCCAGAATAACAACAGATGA
- the pfdn1 gene encoding prefoldin subunit 1 gives MRSLCTWAALLKMAAPVDLELKKAFSELQVKMIDTQQKVKLADLQIDQLTRVQKLAKVTHKEISTLSDDTPLYEGVGRMFILQSKEEINDQLTEKQKTAQEKIKELEQKKVYLERSVKEAEDNIREMLLSRRAQ, from the exons ATGCGCAGTTTGTGTACGTGGGCAGCGTTGTTAAAGATGGCCGCGCCCGTAGATCTGGAGCTGAAGAAG GCCTTCTCTGAGCTGCAGGTGAAGATGATCGACACGCAGCAGAAGGTGAAGTTGGCCGACCTGCAGATCGATCAGCTGACTCGAGTCCAGAAACTAGCGAAGGTGACTCACAAAGAGATCTCCACACTGTCGGACGACACGCCGCTCTATGAGGGAGTCGGACGCAT GTTCATTCTTCagtcaaaagaggaaataaatgatCAGCTGACGGAAAAACAGAAGACGGCTCAAGAGAAGATTAAAGAGCTTGAG caaaaaaaGGTGTACCTTGAACGCAGCGTGAAAGAAGCTGAAGACAACATCCGTGAGATGCTGCTTTCCAGAAGAGCTCAGTGA
- the tmprss15 gene encoding enteropeptidase isoform X1, with the protein MKRAPSFLEFSLTVVCLILLTCCVGLIVVSWLSLKLEGPAKTTVLTGRMSITEGAVFSEELKNSSSLRFKSLAYDVQQQVSKAFTHSDLAQVFKSCEVLYFSLGSVVVNFDLSFHQLIDVKDTEQQLWAGLLESGTGELVIDRNSIWITEKQTETTAATTSIFPPTAARTSGLPSTAATTSASTELCPPDHTTCANQSMCVLINRLCDGVQDCPDASDEDATRCATVCDGQFILSDLNGSFCSSNVSVMHNKSFCRWIVRLKPGLSVEIKFHYFETEENVNVLKLYENIGVEKQLAAELSGSNPPGTVWLLTDQSTVEFISDDVNNLSGFKASYRAANLSNLSNQEKLTCTFERGMCFWRQQQEEDDGDWIRTSIPTFPPLSGPSVDHTLNNSSGFYMVTPLSPGQWLKSFRMHSLRLSAQPQLMCLSFWYHMFGEDVHRLRVLLSGPPVIVVIQRDGNYGDNWNYGQVTLNLTTETVVVFEALKKGGMRNDIALDDITLTSDPCGPSPPEPTNVPPPTTAPPIPADCGGPFDLWEPNSTFSSPNYPQSYGNKAHCVWTLHTREGRNIQLHFLDFDVEATYDIVEVRDGAGPNSYLLAVLTGGIGPSSDLFSTTNRMTVRFFTDVSGNGRGFRANFTSGVNLGSPAACAVSQFQCRTGGCIHGNGECDGEVDCPDGSDEAECVVWQVNSSRRLQFQLISSLLTICADTWNPHLSVFTCQYLGYSSGESRLLPARPEDSPFATIRISSNGSLETSTSETCISGEVISLTCDNQPCGIQVVTNESRDTDKSAVRKPGEVRVVGGVDAVKGAWPWIVSLQWRGRHVCGASVLGRDWLLTAAHCVYGKNLHLQSWSAVFGLHSQSDMNSLEVQTRRVDRIWIHRHYNRETKQADIAMMHLQQPISFSQFIQPLCLPAEGQEFTAGTRCLIAGWGQTSEQGDLPDVLQETNVALLVQDQCQHQLPEYNITSSMLCAGHPEGGVDSCKGDSGGPLIYEDNGHWILIGVTSFGIGCGRPQRPGVYTRVSAFSSWIAQTRRSSSSSSSSCC; encoded by the exons ATGAAGCGAGCTCCGTCCTTTCTGGAGTTCAGCCTCACCGTCGTGTGTTTGATACTTCTCACCTGCTGCGTCGGACTCATTGTAGTTTCGTGGTTAAGCCTGAAGCTGGAAG GTCCTGCGAAGACGACGGTGCTGACCGGTCGAATGTCGATCACAGAGGGAGCTGTTTTCTCTGAAGAGCTGAAGAACTCCAGCAGTCTGAGGTTTAAATCTTTGGCTTACGATGTCCAACAGCAG GTATCGAAGGCGTTCACTCACAGTGATCTCGCACAGGTGTTCAAGTCGTGTGAGGTTTTGTACTTCAG TCTTGGAAGTGTGgtggtgaactttgacctttcaTTCCACCAGCTGATCGATGTGAaggacacagagcagcagctgtgggcggggcttctGGAAAGCGGAACCGGAGAATTGGTGATCGACAGGAACAGCATCTGGATCACAG AGAAACAAACCGAGACAACAGCTGCAACAACAAGCATCTTCCCTCCAACAG CTGCAAGAACAAGTGGTTTGCCTTCGACAG CAGCTACAACAAGCGCCTCAACAG AACTGTGTCCTCCTGATCACACAACATGTGCCAATCAAtcaatgtgtgtcctgatcaATCGGCTCTGTGACGGAGTCCAAGACTGTCCTGATGCTTCTGATGAGGACGCAACTCGATGTG cAACAGTGTGTGATGGGCAGTTTATTCTCAGCGATCTGAATGGTTCGTTTTGTTCATCAAACGTCTCCGTAATGCACAACAAAAGTTTCTGTCGCTGGATCGTCAG GCTAAAACCAGGATTATCTGTTGAGATCAAATTTCATTACtttgaaacagaagaaaatgttaACGTTCTGAAACTGTACGAAAACATCGGAGTAGAAAAGCAGCTGGCAG CTGAGCTCTCAGGCTCCAACCCCCCTGGGACGGTGTGGCTGCTGACCGACCAATCAACTGTGGAGTTTATCTCCGATGACGTCAACAATCTCTCCGGGTTCAAAGCCTCGTACCGAGCAGCCAACCTCTCCAACCTCTCTA ACCAGGAGAAGCTGACCTGTACCTTTGAGCGGGGCATGTGTTTctggaggcagcagcaggaagaggatGATGGAGACTGGATCCGAACCAGCATTCCCACCTTTCCTCCACTGAGTGGGCCGAGTGTTGACCACACGCTGAACAACAGCTCCG GGTTCTACATGGTTACTCCTCTCAGTCCTGGCCAATGGCTGAAGAGCTTCAGGATGCACAGCCTGCGTCTCTCTGCTCAACCTCAGCTCATGTGTCTGAGCTTCTG GTACCACATGTTCGGAGAGGATGTCCACCGTCTCAGGGTATTGTTGTCTGGACCTCCCGTAATTGTGGTGATCCAAAGAGACGGTAACTATGGTGACAACTGGAATTATGGCCAGGTGACCCTCAACCTGACAACAGAAACAGTG GTTGTATTTGAAGCGCTGAAAAAAGGAGGGATGAGGAACGACATTGCTCTAGATGACATCACACTGACCTCTGATCCTTGTGGCCCCAGCCCCCCAGAACCAACCAATGTACCTCCTCCAACAACTGCCCCCCCAATACCAG CTGACTGTGGAGGACCCTTTGACCTCTGGGAGCCAAACTCCACCTTCAGCTCACCAAATTACCCACAATCCTACGGGAACAAGGCTCATT GTGTGTGGACTCTGCACACCCGCGAGGGTCGAAACATACAGCTTCACTTTCTCGACTTTGATGTTGAAGCAACCTATGACATCGTAGAGGTGCGAGATGGGGCGGGGCCAAACTCCTACCTACTTG CTGTCCTCACTGGAGGCATAGGCCCCTCCTCCGACTTGTTCTCAACAACCAATCGGATGACAGTCCGGTTCTTTACAGACGTCTCAGGTAACGGCCGAGGATTCAGAGCCAACTTCACCTCGGGGGTCAACCTGGGGTCACCAG CTGCGTGTGCCGTCAGTCAGTTCCAGTGTCGGACAGGAGGTTGTATCCATGGTAACGGTGAATGTGACGGCGAGGTCGACTGTCCCGACGGCTCCGATGAGGCAGAGTGTG ttgtGTGGCAGGTGAATAGTTCCAGACGTCTTCAGTTTCAACTTATTTCCTCACTGCTCACAATTTGTGCTGACACCTGGAaccctcacctgtctgtcttCACCTGTCAGTACCTGGGATACAG TTCGGGTGAATCCAGACTCCTGCCGGCTCGTCCTGAAGATTCACCATTTGCAACCATCAGGATCTCAAGCAACGGGTCGCTGGAAACCAGTACCAG tgaAACCTGTATCAGTGGGGAAGTGATCTCTCTTACCTGTGACAATCAAC cttgtgGTATTCAGGTCGTCACTAATGAGTCGAGGGACACGGACAAATCAGCAGTGAGGAAACCAG GTGAAGTGCGGGTGGTCGGGGGGGTGGACGCTGTGAAGGGGGCGTGGCCATGGATTGTGTCTCTGCAGTGGAGGGGTCGTCATGTGTGCGGAGCGTCAGTACTCGGGCGTGATTGGCTTCTGACCGCTGCTCATTGTGTGTACGG GAAGAACCTTCACCTCCAGTCCTGGTCGGCTGTTTTCGGTCTTCACTCTCAAAGTGACATGAACTCTTTGGAGGTTCAGACAAGACGAGTCGATCGCATCTGGATCCACAGACATTACAACAGAGAGACTAAGCAGGCAGATATAGCTATGATGCACCTtcagcagccaatcagcttcTCAC AGTTCATCCAGCCACTGTGTTTACCTGCTGAAGGTCAAGAGTTCACAGCTGGAACCAGATGCTTGATTGCTGGGTGGGGTCAAACCTCTGAGCAGG GTGATCTCCCTGATGTTCTCCAGGAGACAAATGTTGCTTTGCTGGTCCAGGATCAGTGTCAGCATCAGTTACCTGAATACAACATCACCTCCAGCATGCTGTGTGCCGGACACCCTGAAGGGGGGGTCGACTCCTGTAAG GGCGACTCTGGAGGTCCTTTGATATATGAGGACAACGGACACTGGATTCTGATTG GTGTGACATCATTTGGTATCGGCTGTGGACGTCCTCAGAGACCAGGAGTCTACACACGAGTCTCTGCTTTCAGCTCCTGGATTGCCCAGACTagacgctcctcctcctcctcctcttcttcctgttgCTAA
- the tmprss15 gene encoding enteropeptidase isoform X3 — translation MKRAPSFLEFSLTVVCLILLTCCVGLIVVSWLSLKLEGPAKTTVLTGRMSITEGAVFSEELKNSSSLRFKSLAYDVQQQVSKAFTHSDLAQVFKSCEVLYFSLGSVVVNFDLSFHQLIDVKDTEQQLWAGLLESGTGELVIDRNSIWITEKQTETTAATTSIFPPTAARTSGLPSTELCPPDHTTCANQSMCVLINRLCDGVQDCPDASDEDATRCATVCDGQFILSDLNGSFCSSNVSVMHNKSFCRWIVRLKPGLSVEIKFHYFETEENVNVLKLYENIGVEKQLAAELSGSNPPGTVWLLTDQSTVEFISDDVNNLSGFKASYRAANLSNLSNQEKLTCTFERGMCFWRQQQEEDDGDWIRTSIPTFPPLSGPSVDHTLNNSSGFYMVTPLSPGQWLKSFRMHSLRLSAQPQLMCLSFWYHMFGEDVHRLRVLLSGPPVIVVIQRDGNYGDNWNYGQVTLNLTTETVVVFEALKKGGMRNDIALDDITLTSDPCGPSPPEPTNVPPPTTAPPIPADCGGPFDLWEPNSTFSSPNYPQSYGNKAHCVWTLHTREGRNIQLHFLDFDVEATYDIVEVRDGAGPNSYLLAVLTGGIGPSSDLFSTTNRMTVRFFTDVSGNGRGFRANFTSGVNLGSPAACAVSQFQCRTGGCIHGNGECDGEVDCPDGSDEAECVVWQVNSSRRLQFQLISSLLTICADTWNPHLSVFTCQYLGYSSGESRLLPARPEDSPFATIRISSNGSLETSTSETCISGEVISLTCDNQPCGIQVVTNESRDTDKSAVRKPGEVRVVGGVDAVKGAWPWIVSLQWRGRHVCGASVLGRDWLLTAAHCVYGKNLHLQSWSAVFGLHSQSDMNSLEVQTRRVDRIWIHRHYNRETKQADIAMMHLQQPISFSQFIQPLCLPAEGQEFTAGTRCLIAGWGQTSEQGDLPDVLQETNVALLVQDQCQHQLPEYNITSSMLCAGHPEGGVDSCKGDSGGPLIYEDNGHWILIGVTSFGIGCGRPQRPGVYTRVSAFSSWIAQTRRSSSSSSSSCC, via the exons ATGAAGCGAGCTCCGTCCTTTCTGGAGTTCAGCCTCACCGTCGTGTGTTTGATACTTCTCACCTGCTGCGTCGGACTCATTGTAGTTTCGTGGTTAAGCCTGAAGCTGGAAG GTCCTGCGAAGACGACGGTGCTGACCGGTCGAATGTCGATCACAGAGGGAGCTGTTTTCTCTGAAGAGCTGAAGAACTCCAGCAGTCTGAGGTTTAAATCTTTGGCTTACGATGTCCAACAGCAG GTATCGAAGGCGTTCACTCACAGTGATCTCGCACAGGTGTTCAAGTCGTGTGAGGTTTTGTACTTCAG TCTTGGAAGTGTGgtggtgaactttgacctttcaTTCCACCAGCTGATCGATGTGAaggacacagagcagcagctgtgggcggggcttctGGAAAGCGGAACCGGAGAATTGGTGATCGACAGGAACAGCATCTGGATCACAG AGAAACAAACCGAGACAACAGCTGCAACAACAAGCATCTTCCCTCCAACAG CTGCAAGAACAAGTGGTTTGCCTTCGACAG AACTGTGTCCTCCTGATCACACAACATGTGCCAATCAAtcaatgtgtgtcctgatcaATCGGCTCTGTGACGGAGTCCAAGACTGTCCTGATGCTTCTGATGAGGACGCAACTCGATGTG cAACAGTGTGTGATGGGCAGTTTATTCTCAGCGATCTGAATGGTTCGTTTTGTTCATCAAACGTCTCCGTAATGCACAACAAAAGTTTCTGTCGCTGGATCGTCAG GCTAAAACCAGGATTATCTGTTGAGATCAAATTTCATTACtttgaaacagaagaaaatgttaACGTTCTGAAACTGTACGAAAACATCGGAGTAGAAAAGCAGCTGGCAG CTGAGCTCTCAGGCTCCAACCCCCCTGGGACGGTGTGGCTGCTGACCGACCAATCAACTGTGGAGTTTATCTCCGATGACGTCAACAATCTCTCCGGGTTCAAAGCCTCGTACCGAGCAGCCAACCTCTCCAACCTCTCTA ACCAGGAGAAGCTGACCTGTACCTTTGAGCGGGGCATGTGTTTctggaggcagcagcaggaagaggatGATGGAGACTGGATCCGAACCAGCATTCCCACCTTTCCTCCACTGAGTGGGCCGAGTGTTGACCACACGCTGAACAACAGCTCCG GGTTCTACATGGTTACTCCTCTCAGTCCTGGCCAATGGCTGAAGAGCTTCAGGATGCACAGCCTGCGTCTCTCTGCTCAACCTCAGCTCATGTGTCTGAGCTTCTG GTACCACATGTTCGGAGAGGATGTCCACCGTCTCAGGGTATTGTTGTCTGGACCTCCCGTAATTGTGGTGATCCAAAGAGACGGTAACTATGGTGACAACTGGAATTATGGCCAGGTGACCCTCAACCTGACAACAGAAACAGTG GTTGTATTTGAAGCGCTGAAAAAAGGAGGGATGAGGAACGACATTGCTCTAGATGACATCACACTGACCTCTGATCCTTGTGGCCCCAGCCCCCCAGAACCAACCAATGTACCTCCTCCAACAACTGCCCCCCCAATACCAG CTGACTGTGGAGGACCCTTTGACCTCTGGGAGCCAAACTCCACCTTCAGCTCACCAAATTACCCACAATCCTACGGGAACAAGGCTCATT GTGTGTGGACTCTGCACACCCGCGAGGGTCGAAACATACAGCTTCACTTTCTCGACTTTGATGTTGAAGCAACCTATGACATCGTAGAGGTGCGAGATGGGGCGGGGCCAAACTCCTACCTACTTG CTGTCCTCACTGGAGGCATAGGCCCCTCCTCCGACTTGTTCTCAACAACCAATCGGATGACAGTCCGGTTCTTTACAGACGTCTCAGGTAACGGCCGAGGATTCAGAGCCAACTTCACCTCGGGGGTCAACCTGGGGTCACCAG CTGCGTGTGCCGTCAGTCAGTTCCAGTGTCGGACAGGAGGTTGTATCCATGGTAACGGTGAATGTGACGGCGAGGTCGACTGTCCCGACGGCTCCGATGAGGCAGAGTGTG ttgtGTGGCAGGTGAATAGTTCCAGACGTCTTCAGTTTCAACTTATTTCCTCACTGCTCACAATTTGTGCTGACACCTGGAaccctcacctgtctgtcttCACCTGTCAGTACCTGGGATACAG TTCGGGTGAATCCAGACTCCTGCCGGCTCGTCCTGAAGATTCACCATTTGCAACCATCAGGATCTCAAGCAACGGGTCGCTGGAAACCAGTACCAG tgaAACCTGTATCAGTGGGGAAGTGATCTCTCTTACCTGTGACAATCAAC cttgtgGTATTCAGGTCGTCACTAATGAGTCGAGGGACACGGACAAATCAGCAGTGAGGAAACCAG GTGAAGTGCGGGTGGTCGGGGGGGTGGACGCTGTGAAGGGGGCGTGGCCATGGATTGTGTCTCTGCAGTGGAGGGGTCGTCATGTGTGCGGAGCGTCAGTACTCGGGCGTGATTGGCTTCTGACCGCTGCTCATTGTGTGTACGG GAAGAACCTTCACCTCCAGTCCTGGTCGGCTGTTTTCGGTCTTCACTCTCAAAGTGACATGAACTCTTTGGAGGTTCAGACAAGACGAGTCGATCGCATCTGGATCCACAGACATTACAACAGAGAGACTAAGCAGGCAGATATAGCTATGATGCACCTtcagcagccaatcagcttcTCAC AGTTCATCCAGCCACTGTGTTTACCTGCTGAAGGTCAAGAGTTCACAGCTGGAACCAGATGCTTGATTGCTGGGTGGGGTCAAACCTCTGAGCAGG GTGATCTCCCTGATGTTCTCCAGGAGACAAATGTTGCTTTGCTGGTCCAGGATCAGTGTCAGCATCAGTTACCTGAATACAACATCACCTCCAGCATGCTGTGTGCCGGACACCCTGAAGGGGGGGTCGACTCCTGTAAG GGCGACTCTGGAGGTCCTTTGATATATGAGGACAACGGACACTGGATTCTGATTG GTGTGACATCATTTGGTATCGGCTGTGGACGTCCTCAGAGACCAGGAGTCTACACACGAGTCTCTGCTTTCAGCTCCTGGATTGCCCAGACTagacgctcctcctcctcctcctcttcttcctgttgCTAA